In a single window of the Acetivibrio clariflavus DSM 19732 genome:
- the iorA gene encoding indolepyruvate ferredoxin oxidoreductase subunit alpha — translation MKKLMLGNEAVARGAYEAGVTVAAAYPGTPSTEITENIAKYDEIYSEWSPNEKVALEVAIGASIAGARAICSMKHVGLNVAADPLFTASYTGVNGGLVIMVADDPGMHSSQNEQDSRCYAKGAKVPMLEPSDSQECKDFVKKAFEVSEKYDTPVIVRLSTRISHSQSIVEICERSEYKLKDYVKDPAKYVMMPAMARPRHVEVEKRMAALKELSNTDEFNKIEWGNKEIGVITSGIAYQYAREAFGDVSYLKLGMVHPLPDKLIKEFASQVKTLYIIEELDPFIEEYVKTLGIKAIGKEKLPIIGEYSANLIREKIFGQKVETKPVTDEQIPVRPPVMCPGCPHRGMYYVLRKLKLTVSGDIGCYTLGALPPTQSMDTCVCMGASIGGALGMEKARGPEFGKKTVAVIGDSTFIHSGITGLIDVVYNKGNSTVIILDNSITGMTGHQHNPTTGFTIKGEPTKQVDLEKLCNAIGIDRVRIVDPFDIKEFEKVVKEETQADEPSVIISQRPCALLKHVKFEGPIRISIEKCKKCKMCLSVGCPAIVDKGDHIEVNEALCVGCMLCTKVCNFNAFEKAGE, via the coding sequence ATGAAAAAACTAATGCTTGGTAATGAGGCTGTCGCCAGAGGGGCTTATGAGGCAGGCGTTACTGTTGCAGCTGCTTACCCTGGGACACCAAGTACAGAAATAACAGAGAATATAGCCAAATATGACGAAATATATTCCGAGTGGTCACCTAATGAAAAGGTTGCCCTGGAAGTGGCAATAGGAGCGTCCATAGCAGGAGCAAGGGCTATATGTTCAATGAAGCATGTTGGACTTAATGTTGCAGCAGATCCTTTGTTTACAGCTTCTTATACCGGTGTTAACGGCGGTCTGGTAATAATGGTTGCCGATGACCCGGGAATGCACAGTTCACAAAATGAACAAGACAGTCGATGTTATGCCAAAGGTGCAAAAGTTCCAATGCTAGAACCTTCCGACAGTCAAGAGTGTAAGGATTTTGTAAAAAAAGCTTTCGAAGTCAGTGAAAAATACGACACGCCGGTTATTGTAAGATTGTCAACTAGAATTTCCCACTCCCAAAGTATAGTAGAGATATGTGAAAGAAGTGAATACAAGCTTAAAGATTATGTCAAGGATCCCGCAAAATATGTAATGATGCCTGCAATGGCAAGACCAAGACATGTAGAAGTTGAAAAGAGAATGGCAGCTCTCAAGGAACTTTCCAATACCGATGAATTTAATAAAATTGAATGGGGAAACAAGGAAATTGGGGTTATAACCAGCGGTATTGCTTATCAATATGCCCGTGAAGCATTCGGCGATGTTTCTTACCTAAAGCTTGGTATGGTTCATCCCCTTCCCGATAAATTGATTAAAGAATTTGCAAGTCAGGTCAAAACCCTTTATATAATTGAAGAACTTGACCCGTTTATAGAGGAATATGTAAAAACTCTTGGAATTAAAGCTATCGGTAAAGAAAAACTGCCTATTATAGGCGAATACAGTGCAAATCTCATAAGAGAAAAGATTTTCGGCCAAAAAGTTGAAACTAAGCCTGTTACCGATGAGCAAATACCGGTAAGACCTCCGGTTATGTGTCCTGGATGTCCTCACCGCGGTATGTATTATGTTTTGAGAAAATTAAAACTTACAGTTAGCGGTGATATAGGATGTTATACTCTTGGTGCTCTTCCGCCAACCCAGAGCATGGATACCTGTGTATGTATGGGTGCAAGTATCGGCGGTGCTCTCGGTATGGAAAAAGCAAGAGGACCTGAATTTGGAAAGAAGACTGTAGCTGTTATAGGTGATTCCACCTTTATCCACTCAGGTATAACCGGGTTGATAGATGTAGTATATAACAAGGGTAATTCAACGGTTATCATACTGGATAACTCCATTACCGGTATGACTGGTCATCAGCACAATCCTACCACCGGTTTTACTATAAAGGGTGAACCTACAAAGCAGGTGGATCTCGAAAAACTTTGCAATGCAATAGGTATAGACAGAGTAAGAATTGTTGATCCCTTTGATATAAAAGAGTTTGAAAAGGTAGTAAAAGAAGAAACACAGGCCGATGAGCCATCGGTTATTATATCCCAAAGACCGTGCGCGCTTTTAAAGCATGTTAAATTTGAAGGACCTATCAGGATAAGCATCGAAAAATGTAAAAAATGTAAGATGTGTTTATCGGTTGGATGTCCTGCAATTGTTGACAAAGGCGACCATATAGAAGTTAATGAAGCTCTGTGTGTAGGCTGTATGTTATGTACAAAGGTATGTAATTTCAATGCTTTCGAAAAGGCGGGTGAATAA
- a CDS encoding indolepyruvate oxidoreductase subunit beta, which yields MEKLNIMIVGVGGQGTLLASRVLGNVAMKMDYDVKVSEVHGMAQRGGSVVTYVKLGDKVYSPIIEKGEADIIIAFEKLEALRWIEYLKEDGTLILNDQRIDPMPVITGKAKYPENIVKKIKNNYKNVISIDALQIAKECGNIKAVNTVLLGILAKSTSIGKEVWLESLKENVPAKALDVNLKAFEAGYSA from the coding sequence ATGGAAAAGCTTAATATAATGATAGTTGGAGTAGGTGGACAAGGAACTCTTCTTGCCAGCAGGGTTTTGGGAAATGTTGCAATGAAAATGGATTATGATGTCAAAGTTTCAGAAGTTCACGGTATGGCTCAGCGCGGCGGAAGCGTCGTAACCTACGTAAAATTAGGTGATAAAGTATATTCTCCTATAATTGAAAAGGGTGAAGCGGATATAATAATTGCCTTTGAAAAGTTGGAAGCTCTTCGTTGGATAGAATATTTAAAAGAAGACGGAACACTTATTTTAAATGATCAGAGAATTGATCCCATGCCTGTAATAACCGGTAAAGCAAAGTACCCGGAAAATATAGTGAAAAAAATAAAAAATAATTATAAAAACGTTATTTCAATAGATGCTCTTCAAATTGCAAAGGAATGTGGAAATATAAAAGCCGTAAACACTGTTTTGCTTGGAATTTTAGCCAAATCTACATCTATCGGCAAAGAGGTTTGGCTTGAATCCTTAAAAGAAAATGTTCCTGCAAAAGCATTAGACGTAAACCTTAAGGCTTTCGAAGCAGGTTATAGTGCTTAA
- a CDS encoding phenylacetate--CoA ligase family protein translates to MQYWNPTFECMSREEMTRVQTERLINTVKRVYHNVPFYREKMQKIGLEPGDIKSIEDLKKLPFTYKQDLRDNYPYGLFATPLSEIVRIHASSGTTGKQTVVGYTRKDLDTWSEVMARTFTCAGANKESIIQIAYGYGLFTGGLGAHYGAERIGASVIPISGGNTKRQIQLMKDFGTTVLACTPSYALYMAEEMEEMGIKKEELKLKAGVFGAEPWTENMRKEIEERFGILAIDIYGLSEIIGPGVASECHLKCGMHINEDHFIPEIIDPETEEVLPPGSKGELVFTTVTKEGLPLIRYRTRDISTLNYEKCECGRTLVRMSKVTGRTDDMLIIRGVNVFPSQIESVLLEVAEVAPHYLLIVDRVDNLDNLEVWVEMNQNMFSDEVKKIEEVERKIKRELESTIGINAKVKLVEPKSIERSEGKAKRVIDKRVLK, encoded by the coding sequence ATGCAGTATTGGAATCCTACATTTGAATGTATGTCAAGGGAAGAAATGACCAGAGTACAGACGGAAAGGCTAATTAACACAGTAAAAAGGGTGTATCATAATGTGCCTTTTTACAGGGAAAAGATGCAAAAAATAGGATTGGAACCTGGAGATATAAAATCTATTGAGGATCTAAAAAAATTGCCTTTTACTTATAAACAGGACTTAAGGGATAATTATCCATATGGTCTGTTTGCCACACCGTTAAGTGAAATTGTAAGAATTCATGCTTCATCGGGAACAACCGGAAAACAAACAGTTGTAGGATATACAAGAAAGGACCTTGACACATGGTCTGAAGTTATGGCCAGAACTTTTACCTGTGCCGGAGCAAATAAAGAATCCATCATCCAGATTGCTTATGGCTATGGACTTTTTACCGGTGGTCTGGGAGCTCACTATGGAGCTGAAAGAATCGGTGCATCGGTTATTCCTATATCCGGCGGTAACACCAAGAGACAAATACAATTGATGAAGGATTTCGGAACCACTGTTCTTGCCTGTACGCCTTCCTATGCCCTTTATATGGCAGAAGAAATGGAAGAGATGGGCATAAAGAAAGAGGAATTAAAGTTAAAAGCCGGAGTATTTGGAGCAGAACCGTGGACTGAAAATATGAGAAAAGAAATTGAAGAGCGTTTTGGAATTTTGGCAATAGATATTTACGGGCTTAGTGAAATTATCGGTCCTGGTGTCGCATCAGAATGTCATTTAAAATGCGGTATGCATATTAATGAAGACCATTTTATTCCTGAAATAATTGACCCTGAGACAGAAGAAGTACTGCCTCCCGGTTCAAAGGGTGAACTGGTATTTACCACTGTTACGAAAGAAGGCTTGCCGCTTATTAGATACAGAACAAGGGATATATCAACACTGAACTATGAAAAATGCGAATGCGGAAGAACCCTGGTCAGAATGTCGAAGGTTACAGGAAGAACGGACGATATGCTCATAATCAGAGGAGTAAATGTATTCCCCTCACAGATTGAAAGTGTGCTCCTTGAAGTAGCTGAAGTTGCACCCCATTATCTTCTGATAGTAGACAGGGTTGATAATCTCGATAACCTGGAAGTTTGGGTGGAAATGAATCAAAATATGTTCTCCGATGAAGTTAAGAAGATAGAAGAAGTTGAACGCAAAATAAAAAGAGAGTTGGAAAGTACTATAGGAATCAATGCAAAAGTAAAGCTTGTTGAACCGAAGTCTATTGAGAGAAGTGAAGGAAAGGCAAAACGTGTCATAGATAAGCGTGTTCTCAAATAA
- a CDS encoding ACT domain-containing protein, which yields MLIKQISVFLENKSGRLAEVTKILGENNIDISALSIADTTDFGILRLIVNNPDMAEKVLRENEFTVSSTDVIGIGVEDKPGGLNKALSVLEKSDIGIEYMYAFVGKASDEAMVIIRVDDSDKAIETLKNGGIKVLSPESVYKL from the coding sequence ATGCTTATAAAACAAATATCTGTATTCCTTGAAAATAAATCGGGAAGACTGGCAGAAGTGACAAAAATTCTAGGGGAAAACAATATTGACATAAGTGCATTGTCAATAGCTGACACTACTGACTTCGGAATTTTAAGGCTTATTGTCAACAACCCTGATATGGCTGAAAAAGTACTTAGAGAAAATGAATTTACAGTGAGTTCAACCGATGTTATTGGCATTGGCGTTGAAGATAAACCGGGTGGATTAAATAAAGCATTAAGCGTATTGGAAAAGAGCGATATAGGAATTGAGTACATGTATGCTTTTGTTGGAAAGGCTTCTGATGAAGCCATGGTTATAATCAGAGTTGACGATTCGGATAAGGCAATTGAAACGTTAAAAAATGGCGGTATAAAAGTTTTGTCGCCTGAAAGTGTTTATAAATTATAG
- a CDS encoding replication-associated recombination protein A, translating into MEAKKEPLAYRMRPRTLEEFFGQEDIVGTGKLLYRMIKADRITSVILFGPPGTGKTSLARIIANTTKANFEKLNAVTAGVADIKKIISDTQNPILNPNQKTVLFIDEIHRFNKAQQDALLPYVEDGTIILVGATTENPYFEVNKALISRSSVFMLKPLSNEAIISILKNALKDKERGLGNHDIEIDDEALKFIADGCNGDARIALNALELAVLTSPMNNDGKILIDINTLEECMQKRALKFDKSGEGHYDNISAFIKSMRGSDPDAAVFYLARALYAGEDPMFLARRIMICASEDVGMANPTALQVAVAAAQAVHMVGMPEARIILAHAAIAVATSPKSNSCYAAINKALSDVESKNTGEVPMHLRNAVTSGMSDLGYGKGYKYVHDFPGNIVDQQYLPDEMMGTIYYNPTSNGFEAKIKDWLEKRRNGK; encoded by the coding sequence ATGGAAGCAAAAAAAGAGCCTTTGGCGTATAGAATGCGTCCAAGAACCTTAGAAGAGTTTTTCGGACAGGAGGATATAGTAGGGACAGGTAAACTTCTCTATAGAATGATTAAAGCTGACAGAATAACGTCGGTAATACTGTTTGGTCCTCCCGGAACCGGAAAAACTTCTTTGGCGCGAATAATTGCAAATACAACTAAAGCAAATTTTGAAAAACTTAATGCAGTTACAGCCGGAGTAGCGGATATAAAAAAAATAATATCCGATACTCAAAACCCGATTCTTAACCCGAACCAAAAAACTGTTCTTTTTATCGATGAAATACACCGATTCAATAAAGCGCAACAGGACGCATTGCTGCCCTATGTTGAAGACGGTACTATAATTTTGGTTGGTGCTACAACGGAGAATCCGTATTTTGAGGTTAACAAGGCTCTTATTTCAAGATCTTCCGTATTTATGCTAAAACCCTTAAGCAATGAGGCAATTATTTCTATATTGAAAAATGCCCTTAAGGACAAGGAAAGAGGCCTGGGAAACCATGATATTGAGATAGATGATGAGGCATTGAAATTTATTGCAGACGGTTGTAACGGAGATGCAAGAATAGCTTTAAATGCGTTGGAACTTGCAGTTTTGACTTCACCGATGAACAATGACGGAAAAATATTAATTGACATAAATACTTTAGAAGAGTGTATGCAAAAGAGGGCTTTGAAATTCGACAAGTCCGGTGAAGGTCACTATGACAATATAAGTGCGTTTATTAAGTCGATGAGGGGAAGTGACCCTGATGCCGCAGTGTTTTATCTGGCCAGGGCTCTTTATGCAGGGGAAGACCCAATGTTTTTAGCCAGAAGGATAATGATATGTGCCTCGGAAGATGTTGGTATGGCAAACCCAACTGCCCTTCAGGTGGCAGTGGCTGCTGCACAGGCAGTACATATGGTGGGAATGCCTGAAGCACGCATAATTCTAGCCCATGCTGCAATAGCTGTTGCTACAAGTCCAAAATCCAATTCATGCTATGCAGCTATAAATAAAGCACTGAGCGATGTAGAAAGCAAAAATACCGGTGAAGTTCCAATGCATCTTAGGAATGCTGTAACTTCCGGAATGAGTGACTTAGGTTACGGCAAGGGATATAAATACGTCCATGATTTCCCCGGCAATATTGTCGATCAGCAGTATCTTCCGGATGAAATGATGGGAACTATATATTATAATCCCACTTCCAACGGCTTTGAAGCAAAAATAAAAGATTGGCTGGAAAAGAGAAGAAACGGAAAATAG
- a CDS encoding phosphoribosyltransferase → MNVSTDNLVKWLFETDAVRVCPQNQPFWYTSGTIGPFYINTHFLYGSEEKANELLKLIDVEKENIFSCSAKVLEETLKNYECDSIYKSLIDQMIEFIKQNISIEEVNYISGGERRDWFFSLIIAKFLDKPHITIYKDLNSVIFYNGKAEEVVELGGKNVLHVADLITEASSYERAWIPAISNKGGNIRWSVVVVDRKQGGEQVLNNFNIKSFAMIGVDIQLFEKALDMGMINENQFEMIKEYIKNPKESMANFLKQNPQFLEQALNSDDKTKERARLMLEKNIYGIQR, encoded by the coding sequence ATGAATGTAAGTACCGACAATTTAGTTAAATGGCTTTTTGAAACTGATGCAGTAAGGGTTTGCCCTCAAAACCAACCGTTTTGGTATACTTCAGGTACAATCGGTCCATTTTACATAAATACACATTTCCTTTACGGGAGTGAAGAAAAAGCAAACGAACTTTTAAAACTTATTGATGTGGAAAAAGAAAATATTTTCAGCTGTTCTGCAAAAGTTCTCGAGGAGACTTTGAAAAATTATGAATGTGATTCTATTTACAAGTCATTGATTGATCAAATGATAGAATTCATAAAACAAAATATTAGTATCGAAGAAGTGAATTATATTTCCGGAGGAGAAAGAAGAGACTGGTTCTTTTCCCTTATCATAGCAAAATTTTTGGATAAACCTCATATTACAATATACAAAGATTTGAATTCTGTGATTTTTTACAACGGCAAAGCAGAGGAAGTTGTTGAGCTTGGCGGTAAAAATGTACTGCATGTGGCAGACCTCATAACGGAGGCTTCCAGTTATGAAAGAGCCTGGATTCCTGCCATTTCAAACAAAGGCGGGAATATTAGGTGGAGTGTGGTGGTAGTTGACAGAAAACAGGGCGGAGAGCAGGTTTTAAATAACTTTAACATAAAATCTTTTGCAATGATAGGTGTAGATATACAACTTTTTGAGAAAGCATTGGATATGGGAATGATTAATGAAAATCAGTTTGAAATGATAAAGGAATATATTAAAAATCCAAAAGAATCAATGGCGAACTTTTTGAAACAAAATCCGCAGTTCCTTGAACAGGCTTTGAATTCCGATGATAAAACTAAGGAAAGGGCAAGGCTTATGCTGGAAAAGAATATATATGGCATTCAAAGGTAA